A region from the Bacteroidota bacterium genome encodes:
- a CDS encoding ABC transporter ATP-binding protein: MELRIEGLSVALPTAAGWKWVLREIWLRIGPGERIGLWGPSGGGKSLLLRAALGLLPEGARWEGEVYWDGRPLRLLSARERCAWLGRRIGVVFQEPLWTLDPVRRCGAQLAELVRLYKGRLSGARLRQELYRRLAEAGLEEPERIARRYPHELSGGQRQRLSLALALAGDPELLVADEPTTALDVLARAAWLKAVGELARGRAMSLWVVSHDPDVLRRSVERVWRLEEGRLIEERPARKLPTVFTVEGRRPEEPWLPPKYPLLQVENLHVLYPAHRGSPGAVHAVRGVSFSLGAGEILHLVGRSGCGKSSLLRAIPRLIEPSKGEVWLRGCPVRALEGEALRAARRQMPIVFQDPYASLNPRLTVCEQLLDPMRAARIGRSERERLARAEALLLSVGLEPEMLNRYPDAFSGGQRQRLAIARALATEPPFLLCDEALSALDAELQEQFVALFSRLRAERRLSLLFVTHDFRLVRALGGRVAVMADGELVEMGPVEALCAHPRHPETQRLLEAARWLAA; the protein is encoded by the coding sequence GTGGAGTTGCGCATAGAAGGGCTTTCCGTCGCGCTGCCCACAGCCGCAGGCTGGAAGTGGGTGCTGCGCGAAATTTGGCTACGCATCGGCCCGGGCGAACGCATAGGCCTTTGGGGCCCATCGGGAGGCGGCAAATCCCTGTTGCTGCGCGCCGCTTTAGGGCTTCTGCCCGAGGGCGCACGGTGGGAGGGAGAGGTGTACTGGGACGGTCGCCCGCTGCGCCTGCTTTCGGCCCGGGAGCGATGCGCTTGGTTGGGCCGCCGCATTGGGGTGGTCTTTCAGGAGCCGCTTTGGACGCTCGATCCGGTTCGGCGCTGCGGGGCGCAGCTTGCCGAGCTTGTGCGGCTTTACAAGGGTCGGCTTTCGGGGGCACGCCTGCGCCAAGAGCTTTACAGGCGCCTGGCGGAGGCGGGACTGGAGGAGCCGGAGCGCATAGCGCGCCGCTATCCGCATGAGCTCTCCGGTGGCCAGCGGCAGCGCTTGAGCCTGGCTTTGGCGCTAGCCGGTGATCCGGAGCTGCTTGTGGCCGATGAGCCGACCACGGCCTTGGATGTGCTGGCGCGTGCGGCTTGGCTCAAGGCCGTCGGGGAGCTCGCCCGAGGACGGGCCATGAGCCTATGGGTGGTTTCGCACGATCCGGATGTGCTGCGTCGGTCCGTTGAGCGCGTTTGGCGCCTTGAGGAGGGAAGGCTCATTGAGGAGCGCCCGGCCCGAAAGTTGCCGACCGTGTTCACGGTCGAAGGCCGGCGGCCGGAGGAGCCCTGGCTTCCTCCTAAATATCCGTTATTGCAAGTGGAAAACCTACACGTTCTTTATCCCGCACATCGCGGCTCACCTGGAGCTGTGCACGCTGTGCGCGGGGTCAGCTTTAGTTTGGGCGCAGGCGAAATACTGCATCTTGTAGGGCGTTCCGGATGCGGCAAAAGCTCCCTATTGCGGGCCATTCCGCGCCTGATCGAGCCCTCCAAGGGAGAGGTGTGGCTGCGCGGATGTCCTGTGCGCGCTCTGGAGGGAGAGGCTTTGCGCGCTGCGCGGCGTCAGATGCCGATCGTTTTTCAGGATCCGTACGCCTCTCTAAATCCGCGCCTTACGGTGTGCGAGCAGCTCCTGGATCCCATGCGCGCCGCCCGCATAGGGCGTTCCGAGCGGGAGCGCCTGGCTCGGGCCGAGGCCCTGCTTCTGAGCGTGGGCCTGGAGCCCGAGATGCTCAACCGCTATCCCGATGCCTTTTCCGGCGGCCAGCGCCAGCGCTTGGCCATCGCCCGGGCTTTGGCCACTGAGCCGCCTTTTTTGCTCTGCGATGAAGCCCTGAGTGCTTTGGATGCGGAGCTACAGGAGCAGTTTGTGGCCCTCTTCAGCAGGCTGCGGGCTGAGCGCAGGCTAAGCCTGCTTTTTGTCACGCATGATTTTCGGTTGGTGCGCGCCCTAGGCGGGCGCGTGGCCGTGATGGCCGATGGCGAACTGGTGGAGATGGGTCCGGTTGAGGCCCTATGCGCTCATCCCCGCCATCCGGAGACGCAGCGGCTTCTAGAGGCCGCTCGCTGGTTGGCCGCCTAG
- a CDS encoding valine--tRNA ligase: protein MESTTLPKTYEPLQVEPRWYRFWKEGGFFRAVPDPSRPAWAVMMPLPNVTGELHIGHALNNTLQDVLTRFYRMRGYNALYQPGTDHAGIATQNVVERWLARQEGLTREDLGREGFLERVWQWVEKYGGIIYGQLERLGASCDWERKKFTLDPDYYDAVLEAFVRLYEKGRIYRGKHMVNWCPRCRTTISDLEVEYEPTQAELYYVRYAAADGSGDALWVATIRPETIPADVAVAVSPEDARYRSWIGRELIVPLGGRRVPVIADRRVDPSFGTGALKITPGHDPLDNEIGREHGLESLVVIDEQGRMLPEAGPELAGLDRFEARKRAVELLRARGALWRQEPYQTNVGTCDRCHTVIEPYLSEQWFCDVSEMAARTAEAIRTGRVRFYPERWARVALEWLAGIRPWVISRQLWWGHRIPIYTCLACGHRMVQKHPPARCARCGASDCEQDPDVLDTWFSSALWPLATLGWPHEREELRYFYPTSVLVTGRDILFLWVCRMIMFGLEFRGEVPFREVYINPTVMDLQGRRMSKSLGTGVDPMEAINKYGADALRLGLLARCSQTQQDLRFDEKMIADMRTFANKIWNAFRFLALHMEEGRLYRRERSFAELELVERWMLDRLNRRIPELTRALEEYRFNEAVHLLYELIWNDYCDWYLELIKPRSFEPMEPDRLALAIEIFESLMALLHPFMPFVTEEVWQRLRVRSAGEALIRASWPEARAEETDAEAARRFAQLQELISALRALRAEMGLAPKAAISLYVRTRADAVFAEVLRQHRSYLERLAGAQLLDVGPEVRRPPESALLVLRRSGGHEAYVPLSGLVDLRAEQERIQKEILRLEGLLAQAKAKLANADFLSKAPAEVVERERQKAASLQEALERLRTAYAQLS, encoded by the coding sequence ATGGAGAGCACAACCCTTCCGAAAACCTACGAACCCCTTCAGGTGGAGCCGCGCTGGTATCGCTTTTGGAAGGAGGGCGGGTTCTTTCGGGCCGTTCCGGACCCCTCCCGGCCCGCCTGGGCCGTGATGATGCCCCTTCCGAACGTGACCGGCGAGCTTCACATCGGGCATGCGCTCAACAACACGCTTCAAGACGTTCTTACGCGCTTTTACCGCATGCGGGGCTATAACGCCCTCTATCAGCCCGGCACCGATCATGCGGGCATCGCCACGCAGAACGTGGTCGAGCGCTGGCTGGCCCGCCAAGAGGGCCTTACCCGGGAAGACCTGGGCCGGGAGGGTTTTCTGGAGCGGGTCTGGCAGTGGGTCGAGAAATACGGCGGCATCATCTACGGCCAGCTGGAGCGGCTTGGGGCCTCCTGCGATTGGGAGCGCAAGAAGTTCACCTTGGACCCGGACTACTACGATGCGGTCCTGGAGGCTTTTGTGCGGCTCTACGAGAAGGGCCGCATCTATCGCGGCAAGCATATGGTCAACTGGTGCCCCCGATGCCGCACCACGATCTCGGACCTAGAGGTAGAGTACGAGCCCACGCAAGCCGAGTTGTACTACGTGCGTTATGCGGCCGCCGACGGCTCCGGGGATGCCCTTTGGGTGGCCACGATCCGACCCGAAACGATTCCGGCCGACGTGGCCGTGGCCGTCTCTCCAGAGGACGCGCGCTACCGCTCCTGGATAGGCCGCGAGCTGATTGTGCCCCTGGGGGGGCGACGCGTGCCCGTGATCGCGGACCGACGCGTGGATCCGAGCTTCGGCACCGGGGCGCTTAAGATCACCCCGGGACACGATCCCCTGGACAACGAAATCGGTCGGGAGCACGGCCTGGAGTCGCTGGTCGTGATCGACGAACAGGGGCGCATGCTGCCGGAGGCCGGACCGGAGCTAGCCGGACTAGATCGCTTTGAGGCCCGCAAACGGGCTGTGGAGCTTTTGCGGGCCCGGGGGGCGCTGTGGCGCCAGGAGCCCTATCAGACGAACGTGGGCACTTGTGATCGCTGCCACACAGTGATCGAGCCCTACTTAAGCGAGCAGTGGTTTTGCGATGTCTCCGAGATGGCCGCCCGCACGGCCGAGGCCATCCGCACAGGGCGCGTGCGCTTTTATCCGGAACGCTGGGCCCGGGTGGCGCTGGAGTGGCTGGCCGGCATCCGCCCTTGGGTCATCTCGCGTCAGCTTTGGTGGGGGCATCGGATCCCGATTTATACTTGTTTGGCCTGCGGCCACCGGATGGTGCAGAAGCATCCCCCGGCGCGGTGTGCCCGCTGTGGCGCCTCGGACTGCGAGCAGGATCCGGACGTGCTGGACACCTGGTTTAGCTCCGCGCTCTGGCCGCTGGCTACCTTGGGGTGGCCGCATGAGCGCGAGGAGCTGCGCTACTTCTACCCCACGAGCGTGCTCGTAACGGGCCGCGATATCCTTTTCCTCTGGGTCTGCCGGATGATCATGTTCGGGCTGGAGTTCCGGGGCGAGGTGCCGTTTCGAGAGGTCTACATCAACCCGACGGTCATGGACCTACAGGGACGGCGCATGTCCAAGTCCCTGGGAACGGGTGTCGACCCGATGGAGGCGATCAACAAGTACGGGGCCGATGCGTTGCGCCTGGGGCTGCTCGCTCGGTGCTCTCAGACGCAGCAGGATCTGCGCTTCGACGAGAAGATGATCGCCGACATGCGCACCTTCGCCAACAAGATCTGGAACGCTTTTCGGTTTCTGGCCCTGCACATGGAGGAGGGCCGTCTTTATCGACGCGAGCGCTCCTTTGCGGAGCTGGAGCTGGTAGAACGCTGGATGCTGGACCGGCTCAACCGGCGCATCCCGGAGCTCACGCGCGCCCTTGAGGAGTATCGCTTCAACGAGGCCGTGCACCTCCTCTACGAGCTCATCTGGAACGATTACTGCGACTGGTACCTGGAATTGATCAAGCCCCGGAGTTTCGAGCCCATGGAGCCGGACCGGCTGGCTCTGGCCATAGAGATCTTCGAGTCCCTCATGGCGCTTCTGCATCCCTTTATGCCCTTTGTGACCGAGGAGGTCTGGCAGCGGCTAAGGGTTCGGTCTGCGGGGGAGGCCCTCATCAGGGCCTCTTGGCCAGAAGCGCGGGCCGAGGAGACGGATGCCGAGGCGGCCCGGCGCTTTGCGCAGCTGCAGGAGCTCATCTCGGCCCTGCGTGCGCTACGGGCCGAGATGGGGCTAGCCCCTAAGGCCGCTATAAGCCTGTATGTGCGCACACGAGCCGATGCGGTTTTTGCTGAGGTGCTGCGTCAACACCGATCGTACCTGGAGCGCTTGGCCGGAGCCCAGCTGCTCGACGTCGGTCCAGAGGTGCGGCGTCCGCCTGAGAGCGCCCTACTGGTCTTGCGCCGCAGCGGGGGGCATGAGGCCTATGTGCCTCTATCGGGCCTAGTGGACCTGCGCGCGGAGCAAGAGCGCATCCAAAAGGAGATCCTACGCCTGGAGGGCCTGTTGGCTCAGGCGAAGGCTAAACTTGCCAACGCCGACTTCTTGTCCAAAGCCCCCGCGGAGGTTGTGGAGCGGGAGCGACAGAAGGCGGCCAGTCTACAGGAGGCCCTTGAGCGGCTACGCACCGCTTATGCGCAGCTAAGCTAG
- the guaB gene encoding IMP dehydrogenase, with product MDARAYAEEIQAVWTQKLIGEALTYDDVLLVPDRSAVMPRETDVSVQLTPEIRLNIPILSAAMDTVTEADLAIALAREGGMGVIHRNLSIAEQAEQVRRVKRSESGMIVDPVTLGPEDTVRRARELMARYHIGGIPVVEGDRLVGIVTNRDLRFQPSADLPLRQIMTPMPLVTAPVGTTLEQAERILQEHKIEKLPVVDEAGRLVGLITFKDIQKKKRFPNACKDPLGRLRVGAAVGVARDTLERVAALVEAGVDLITVDTAHGHSEGVLRMVRQIKAAFPQVPLMAGNVATAQGAIDLIEAGADVVKVGVGPGSICTTRIVTGVGVPQLSAVLEAAAAARAHGVAIVADGGIRYTGDIAKALAAGATAVMIGSLFAGTEESPGETILYEGRKFKAYRGMGSLDAMRAGSSDRYFQDAEDDLHKLVPEGIEGRVPYKGTLSEVVYQMIGGLRAAMGYCGCATVAELQQRARFVRITAAGWRESHPHSVIITKEAPNYYLR from the coding sequence GTGGACGCGCGCGCGTACGCAGAGGAAATTCAAGCCGTTTGGACGCAGAAGCTCATCGGCGAGGCGCTCACCTACGACGATGTGCTGCTGGTGCCGGATCGCTCGGCGGTCATGCCGCGCGAAACGGACGTTTCCGTGCAGCTGACCCCTGAGATTCGGTTGAACATCCCGATCCTGAGCGCGGCCATGGATACGGTCACGGAGGCCGACTTGGCCATCGCGCTTGCCCGCGAGGGGGGTATGGGGGTGATTCACAGGAACCTTTCGATCGCGGAGCAGGCCGAGCAGGTCCGGCGCGTCAAGCGCAGCGAATCGGGCATGATCGTCGATCCCGTCACCTTAGGGCCGGAGGATACGGTTCGCCGTGCCCGCGAGCTTATGGCCCGCTATCATATCGGGGGGATCCCCGTCGTGGAGGGAGACCGTCTAGTGGGGATCGTCACGAACCGGGATTTGCGCTTTCAGCCCAGCGCGGATCTACCCCTGCGACAGATCATGACCCCTATGCCGCTTGTCACCGCTCCGGTGGGCACGACCCTGGAGCAAGCCGAACGTATCCTGCAGGAGCACAAGATCGAAAAACTGCCCGTTGTGGACGAGGCCGGCCGGCTTGTGGGGCTCATCACGTTCAAGGACATCCAGAAGAAGAAGCGCTTTCCGAACGCCTGCAAGGACCCTCTGGGGCGTCTTCGCGTCGGGGCCGCTGTGGGCGTGGCCCGCGACACCTTGGAGCGCGTGGCCGCTCTGGTGGAGGCCGGCGTAGATCTTATCACCGTGGACACGGCCCACGGGCATTCGGAGGGCGTGCTTCGGATGGTGCGCCAAATCAAGGCGGCCTTCCCCCAGGTGCCTCTCATGGCGGGCAACGTCGCCACCGCCCAGGGAGCGATCGATCTCATCGAGGCCGGAGCGGATGTGGTGAAGGTGGGCGTGGGGCCGGGTTCGATTTGCACCACGCGCATCGTCACGGGCGTGGGGGTGCCGCAGCTGTCGGCCGTCTTGGAGGCCGCAGCCGCCGCGCGCGCCCACGGTGTGGCCATCGTGGCCGACGGGGGCATCCGATATACGGGCGACATCGCCAAAGCCCTCGCAGCCGGCGCGACGGCCGTGATGATCGGTAGCCTCTTTGCCGGAACCGAGGAAAGCCCAGGCGAGACGATCCTCTATGAGGGTCGCAAGTTCAAGGCTTATCGGGGCATGGGCTCCCTGGACGCGATGCGCGCCGGAAGCTCCGACCGCTACTTTCAGGACGCCGAGGACGATCTGCACAAGCTCGTACCCGAAGGCATCGAAGGCCGTGTGCCCTACAAGGGGACCCTGAGCGAGGTCGTCTACCAGATGATCGGAGGGTTGCGGGCCGCCATGGGATACTGCGGCTGCGCCACGGTGGCGGAGCTGCAACAGCGGGCCCGTTTTGTGCGCATTACGGCCGCTGGATGGCGCGAAAGCCATCCCCACAGCGTGATCATCACCAAAGAAGCCCCGAACTACTACCTGCGATAG
- a CDS encoding Xaa-Pro peptidase family protein, with protein MSGARVDRIQALLQERGAEAVLLTHLPHIRWAVGFTGSNALLLIGRAEAHFLSDRRYETQAREQVRGAYVHTPGYQLVEYLLEAGLLAPYRQVLLQSEHLTVAQLEELRAKLPQVEWVPVSGLLDRETAVKDAEELDAIRQAVAITDRVFSEILEFVRPGVTERELAAEITYRQLRYGADTTSFEPIVASGPRSALPHARASDRILRPGDVVVLDFGCVYGGYCSDMTRTVSVGRPEDAEFARVYEIVREAQMRALEAARAGMQSRELDAVARRIIESQGYGSYFGHGLGHGVGLEIHEYPKVSFLADYELPAGSVVTIEPGIYLPGRFGVRIEDMVVLSADGAEVLTRSPKELLQVG; from the coding sequence GTGTCCGGTGCGCGCGTAGACCGAATCCAGGCCCTGCTGCAAGAGCGCGGAGCAGAGGCCGTTTTGCTCACGCATCTGCCCCACATCCGCTGGGCGGTGGGCTTTACGGGCTCTAACGCGCTGCTGTTGATAGGGCGCGCGGAGGCTCACTTTCTCTCTGACCGGCGCTACGAGACCCAAGCACGGGAGCAAGTCCGGGGGGCGTATGTGCACACCCCCGGTTACCAGCTTGTCGAATACCTGCTCGAGGCGGGTCTACTAGCCCCCTACCGGCAGGTGCTGCTTCAAAGCGAGCACCTGACGGTGGCGCAACTCGAGGAGCTGCGTGCTAAATTGCCTCAGGTGGAGTGGGTGCCCGTTTCGGGCTTGCTAGATCGGGAGACGGCCGTAAAAGATGCAGAGGAGCTAGATGCCATCCGGCAAGCCGTGGCGATCACGGATCGCGTCTTCTCGGAGATCCTGGAATTTGTGCGGCCGGGGGTGACGGAGCGCGAGCTGGCCGCCGAGATCACCTACCGTCAGCTGCGCTATGGGGCCGACACGACGAGCTTTGAGCCCATCGTGGCCTCCGGACCCCGTTCGGCCCTACCCCATGCTCGCGCCTCGGATCGCATCTTGCGCCCGGGTGACGTCGTGGTACTGGACTTCGGCTGCGTCTACGGGGGCTATTGTTCCGACATGACCCGGACGGTTTCCGTGGGGCGGCCCGAGGATGCGGAGTTTGCGCGCGTCTACGAGATCGTACGCGAGGCGCAGATGCGCGCCTTGGAGGCGGCCCGAGCGGGGATGCAGAGCCGAGAGCTCGACGCTGTCGCGCGCCGCATTATCGAATCCCAGGGCTACGGATCTTACTTCGGCCATGGCCTGGGTCATGGCGTGGGCTTGGAGATACACGAGTACCCAAAGGTGTCGTTCTTAGCCGATTACGAGCTTCCGGCGGGCTCTGTGGTCACGATCGAACCCGGCATATACCTGCCCGGTCGCTTCGGGGTGCGCATAGAGGACATGGTCGTGCTTAGCGCAGACGGCGCGGAGGTGCTGACGCGCTCCCCCAAAGAGCTCCTGCAGGTCGGATGA
- a CDS encoding glycosyl transferase family 1, translating to MSAPGLLVLAYYFPPMGLSGVQRTLKFVKYWADFGWRPIVITVEPGGYFAFDETLLEELEGRAVEVRRVPSWDPTRLFGSRTVVQMPERRRARWSRWSQWLFVPDNKIGWLWPAEQEAEALIRQGKVAAIYSTAPPYTAHLVGLRLKRRFPHLPWVADFRDDWVGNPRHVYPTALHRALQERFEAEVLAWSDLVFTINRRIKESLIARYPERRRLDYARIRIVPQGFDPEDFRVAPEARTDERFQLLYTGAFYDRQTPEPFLRALARWLQEHPERRQRIWARFIGLWPAEYTELVERLGLADVAQIEPYRPHREVIAAQRAADVLWLIIGRYPGAEAISTGKLYEYFGSGKPILALLPPEGIAARDLARYGAAEVVDPEDLEGAVQALERLFLAWEAGRLPSPDPRLIAEFDRRRWAERTARWMLELLHVEEQVHPAMRYA from the coding sequence ATGAGCGCACCCGGATTGCTGGTCCTGGCCTACTACTTTCCCCCGATGGGCTTAAGTGGGGTGCAGCGGACGCTGAAGTTCGTCAAGTACTGGGCGGACTTCGGCTGGCGCCCTATAGTGATCACGGTCGAGCCCGGCGGCTATTTCGCCTTCGATGAGACGCTGCTCGAAGAGCTCGAGGGCCGCGCCGTGGAGGTGCGGCGCGTGCCCTCCTGGGATCCGACGCGTCTTTTCGGATCCCGCACCGTCGTGCAGATGCCGGAACGCCGTCGGGCGCGCTGGAGCCGCTGGAGCCAGTGGCTTTTTGTGCCGGATAACAAAATAGGCTGGCTATGGCCCGCTGAGCAGGAGGCCGAGGCGCTGATCCGACAGGGGAAGGTGGCGGCGATCTACAGCACGGCCCCTCCTTATACGGCGCACTTGGTGGGGTTGCGCCTAAAGCGGCGCTTTCCGCACCTGCCCTGGGTGGCGGATTTCCGGGATGATTGGGTGGGCAACCCCCGTCACGTCTACCCCACCGCCTTGCATCGGGCCCTGCAGGAGCGCTTTGAGGCCGAGGTGCTGGCCTGGTCGGATCTGGTCTTTACGATTAACCGCCGCATCAAGGAGTCCCTGATCGCCCGGTATCCAGAAAGACGGCGTCTGGATTACGCCCGGATTCGGATCGTGCCGCAGGGTTTCGACCCTGAGGATTTTCGCGTCGCACCGGAGGCGCGCACAGATGAGCGGTTTCAGCTGCTCTACACGGGGGCCTTTTACGACCGGCAGACCCCGGAGCCCTTTCTGCGCGCGCTCGCCCGCTGGCTGCAGGAGCATCCAGAGCGCCGCCAGCGCATCTGGGCGCGCTTTATCGGCCTCTGGCCCGCAGAGTATACGGAGCTCGTCGAGCGCCTGGGGCTTGCGGACGTGGCGCAGATCGAACCCTATCGGCCTCATCGGGAGGTGATAGCGGCTCAGCGCGCCGCGGATGTGCTGTGGTTGATCATCGGGCGTTACCCCGGGGCAGAGGCCATATCCACGGGCAAGCTTTACGAATACTTCGGCTCGGGCAAGCCGATTTTGGCCCTGCTTCCCCCCGAAGGCATAGCGGCGCGCGATTTAGCCCGCTACGGGGCGGCTGAGGTGGTCGATCCCGAAGACCTAGAGGGGGCTGTGCAGGCCCTGGAGCGGCTTTTCCTAGCCTGGGAGGCGGGCCGGCTGCCCAGCCCCGATCCCCGCTTGATCGCCGAGTTTGACCGCCGTCGATGGGCGGAGCGCACGGCCCGGTGGATGCTTGAGCTATTGCACGTCGAAGAGCAGGTCCATCCCGCGATGCGCTATGCTTAA
- the coaE gene encoding dephospho-CoA kinase (Dephospho-CoA kinase (CoaE) performs the final step in coenzyme A biosynthesis.), producing MLKVGLTGGIGSGKSTVAQWLAQAGVPVLEADQVARELLERDPELRAALCAWLGPRAYGSDGSLNRAWIAERVFSDREALARLNSLVHPRVLERARAWIRERALEGQRIAVVVAALLVESGLARELDRLVVVAADEAERIRRVMVRDGVDEEAVRARMRHQRPQEALIREADYVLWNTGTLQALRTATERLLAWLRAQLSDQVREAASGSS from the coding sequence ATGCTTAAGGTGGGGCTTACGGGCGGGATCGGAAGCGGCAAATCCACCGTGGCCCAGTGGCTGGCCCAGGCGGGGGTGCCGGTGCTGGAAGCCGACCAGGTGGCGCGGGAGCTTCTGGAACGCGACCCCGAGCTGCGCGCTGCGCTCTGCGCTTGGCTGGGCCCGCGGGCCTATGGCTCTGACGGTTCTTTGAACCGCGCCTGGATCGCGGAGCGGGTCTTCTCGGACCGGGAGGCCTTGGCCCGCCTCAACAGCTTGGTTCATCCCCGGGTGCTCGAGCGAGCGCGCGCTTGGATTCGGGAGCGCGCCCTGGAGGGCCAACGGATCGCCGTCGTAGTGGCTGCTCTCCTAGTGGAGTCGGGCCTGGCCCGGGAGCTTGACCGGCTTGTGGTCGTGGCCGCCGATGAGGCTGAGCGCATACGACGCGTCATGGTCCGGGACGGGGTTGATGAGGAGGCCGTGCGCGCGCGCATGCGGCATCAGCGCCCACAGGAGGCCCTGATCCGAGAAGCCGATTACGTGCTCTGGAATACGGGTACGCTTCAAGCGCTACGGACCGCCACGGAACGGCTGCTGGCTTGGCTGCGGGCCCAGCTTTCGGATCAGGTCCGGGAGGCCGCCTCGGGCTCCTCCTGA
- the nhaA gene encoding Na+/H+ antiporter NhaA — protein sequence MLLFTRQGERPRSPLQEFLEHEAASGLLLILATVLALIAANSPLAGAYQALLHVPIRLGFGPVLIDKPLLLWINDGLMAIFFLLIGLEIKRELRFGELSNPRQAMLPVTAAVGGALVPALLFMSLNAGTPYERGWAIPMATDIAFAVGVLALLGRRIPSWLKIFLLSLAVVDDLIAVLVIAIFYTSTLNWSALGVAALCLAGLVALNLRNVHTLGPYLLLGFVLWVAMLKSGVHATIAGVLLGFAVPATRLIKLPDALRLAEEGVLLFRKSLTEISAEEQKELRETALNQLEDVIVAAESPLHRLEHKLHPYVAFGIMPLFAFANAGVTINLEAIQEAWDSSLTWGIVLGLFLGKQIGIFGSSALLVRAGLTLLPWKPEVLRYLYGASCLAGIGFTMSLFISGLAFGEGELLERSKFGILLASLLSGLMGYAMLRRMAVSEEERPQEEPEAASRT from the coding sequence ATGTTGCTTTTCACCCGTCAGGGGGAACGCCCCCGTTCGCCGCTTCAGGAATTTTTGGAGCATGAGGCGGCCTCGGGCCTTCTGCTGATCTTGGCCACGGTTTTGGCCTTGATCGCCGCCAACAGCCCCCTAGCGGGCGCCTATCAGGCGCTTTTGCACGTGCCGATTCGCCTGGGCTTCGGGCCCGTGTTGATCGATAAGCCCCTACTGCTCTGGATCAACGACGGGCTCATGGCCATCTTCTTCCTGCTCATCGGCTTGGAGATCAAGCGTGAGCTGCGCTTCGGGGAGCTTTCCAATCCCCGGCAGGCCATGCTGCCCGTGACGGCCGCCGTGGGAGGGGCGCTCGTGCCCGCGCTGCTGTTTATGAGCCTCAACGCCGGCACGCCATACGAACGCGGCTGGGCTATTCCGATGGCCACGGATATCGCCTTCGCCGTCGGGGTGCTAGCGCTTCTAGGTCGACGCATCCCCAGCTGGCTTAAGATCTTTCTGCTGTCGTTAGCCGTGGTCGATGACCTGATCGCGGTGCTCGTGATCGCGATCTTTTACACGAGCACGCTTAACTGGTCAGCGCTCGGAGTGGCCGCGCTCTGCTTGGCGGGCCTTGTCGCGCTCAACTTGCGCAACGTGCACACGCTCGGACCTTACCTATTGCTTGGCTTCGTGCTTTGGGTGGCCATGCTCAAGTCCGGGGTGCACGCCACGATCGCCGGCGTGTTGCTGGGCTTCGCTGTCCCCGCAACGCGCCTGATCAAACTGCCCGATGCGCTGCGGCTAGCCGAGGAAGGGGTGCTGCTGTTTCGCAAGTCGCTTACGGAGATCTCGGCCGAGGAGCAAAAAGAGCTGCGGGAGACCGCCTTAAATCAGCTAGAAGACGTAATCGTAGCCGCCGAATCCCCGCTACACCGGCTGGAGCACAAACTGCATCCGTATGTGGCTTTTGGGATCATGCCCCTTTTCGCCTTCGCCAACGCCGGCGTCACGATCAATCTAGAGGCGATTCAGGAGGCCTGGGACTCCAGCCTCACCTGGGGTATCGTGCTGGGGCTTTTCCTGGGCAAGCAGATCGGGATCTTCGGCTCTAGTGCCCTGCTTGTGCGCGCCGGCCTGACGCTTCTTCCCTGGAAGCCCGAGGTGCTGCGCTACTTATACGGGGCCTCCTGCCTGGCGGGGATCGGCTTTACCATGTCGCTTTTCATCAGCGGGCTGGCCTTCGGCGAAGGAGAGCTCCTGGAGCGATCCAAATTCGGGATTTTGCTCGCCTCCCTGCTAAGCGGGCTTATGGGCTACGCGATGCTGCGGCGGATGGCGGTTTCGGAAGAGGAACGCCCTCAGGAGGAGCCCGAGGCGGCCTCCCGGACCTGA